CTTCACGGGGCAAGTAGTAGTCGGAAGACTTAATAATCCTTTCCCAAGGGGAGGACACTGTGAAAGTCAAAATGCAACTAAAAACGTAGACAATCAAACGAGTCTTCTGTAGGGTAGCAAAGTTGGGTTTTTCTAGGTAAAAATCAAGCAATGTGTAGTAAGGGATAAATGGGTACAGGTACACAATTTAGACATCTGTGTGTATTGACAAATATATTATAACTTCTACgttaatttcttatttcctaATGATGTTGTTTTAAGTTTAAACCTTCAAGGCCAGTACCGCACATGGAAAAGTTCTGGGTTTATccattttatgaataaaaactataacattatttaaataatgccTTTTCTACTTACTGGTTACTTAGTGGTAGATTGCAAACGtgtcttgtctttttaaaaatattctgttaaaCTTCCCATAACTtgaagacagtattttttttctcaccagaTTATACAATATAAACTTACACaattgaaaacataaaaaagagaGTAagcctggttttttttcaaattttatttgtaatgagACTTTCACCAGTTTTGCTCTACAAAACCTATGCCTAGCAATAGAAAAGTGAACTTCATCTACCTACTGTCTTCATCAAAATGTACGACGATGGGCTCATGGCCTGTTGATCTCACGAACTTCAAAAAGTCGTCGGGGCTTAAGCCCATGGTTGCAGCATTTGTCATTGGATGAAAATACACCTTTTCGTGGCCGCCTTCCAGAAAGCCAGCATCCAGCACAAACCTCACATCTCCCTGGTCACAGAAGAGGGCAAGGGGTGTCGCACAGCCCTGGCCCACTTTTAGCTTCTCCAGCATGGCGTTTTCATCAGCAAATCTTAGGTTTCCACTTCCGACGCCCAGTTGTTTAGCAAGATCATTTAAATTGATTTGCCTGTTGTGCAGAACAGTCACCAGCCAGaaccctttcttctttttgtctttaagaaaaagGTTTTTACTGTGACCTCCTTTCATGTGTTGGACATGAGGCATCATTTCCTCAACAGTGAACACCTGGAAAATACAATCAGTGTAGTGTGAGGCTCCATATACCCTTAGACTTTTAGTTGCGTACTGGCAGGTATCTTTTGttagatatttagaaaatactgaatGTTATACTCAGCCTAAAAACTGTACccttttatgaagaaattttCAGAGTAGCACAAATAAATCGTGACATACTGCTCCTGCACACTGTCTGAATCATTTCTATCTCATATATACAGCAAGAATAtcacactttaaaaatgcaaaaaggcCCCAGCAACACTTTTTGCAGCTCCACCACAGATAGACTGATGTGCTGTGTGTACTTTCAACTAGGAGTGAGAAAAAGGTTGGAAAGCATCCTAG
The DNA window shown above is from Grus americana isolate bGruAme1 chromosome 3, bGruAme1.mat, whole genome shotgun sequence and carries:
- the LOC129203988 gene encoding prolyl-tRNA synthetase associated domain-containing protein 1-like isoform X1: MAAAPELREALAQRLRDLGIATVTAEHPEVFTVEEMMPHVQHMKGGHSKNLFLKDKKKKGFWLVTVLHNRQINLNDLAKQLGVGSGNLRFADENAMLEKLKVGQGCATPLALFCDQGDVRFVLDAGFLEGGHEKVYFHPMTNAATMGLSPDDFLKFVRSTGHEPIVVHFDEDSR
- the LOC129203988 gene encoding prolyl-tRNA synthetase associated domain-containing protein 1-like isoform X2, with translation MERDFLTGRRSRAALLKTPVFTVEEMMPHVQHMKGGHSKNLFLKDKKKKGFWLVTVLHNRQINLNDLAKQLGVGSGNLRFADENAMLEKLKVGQGCATPLALFCDQGDVRFVLDAGFLEGGHEKVYFHPMTNAATMGLSPDDFLKFVRSTGHEPIVVHFDEDSR